The genomic window CAAATGAGTTCCGGTGTCTCCTATTATGAAGGTGAGCTTTATAATGTAGTCAGACAAGGACGTGGCGTTCCAGCTGTGCCACTTGTAATAGTTGGTATAGAACCATAACCGCCTACGCACGTCCTGTGCTCCGGCGGTAGGGCGCGGGAAAATTTTATTAAAGATTGCGCTCTGGCCATCGCATAACAGCGAGTACCCGGCTGCGCTTCGCTCCGCCCAAATTGGCTCCCGATGGTCGCCAACTTCGGGTGCTCGCGGAACGTTATAGGCAATACCGCGCCAAGACAGAGGAAGATAAAATGAAGAATAGAGAGAACGTAAAAAAGAGCTCTTTGGAGAGCCTCTGCATGCGTCGTCATTCGGCTCTCGGAAACCTCGCTCCGGCGATCTTCGCCGAAAACTATTTCTCAGAAAGGAGATCCGCATAGATCAAGCGGTCGTGTCCACTATTGACAGTACAGGCCAATCCGTGATGAAGTCTCGAATCGTTTCAGCATCATAGCCAGCATCCATGACTGAATAACAATGAATAATACGGCTCATGGACAATTTTTCCATTGGTATTGCAACCTGGGAGTCATGTACATTTGCGCCTGTGACAACGGCCGTAACGGGAATACCGTTGTCAGTTACATCAAGATG from Alkalispirochaeta americana includes these protein-coding regions:
- a CDS encoding transposase, which produces HLDVTDNGIPVTAVVTGANVHDSQVAIPMEKLSMSRIIHCYSVMDAGYDAETIRDFITDWPVLSIVDTTA